From Staphylococcus delphini, one genomic window encodes:
- a CDS encoding response regulator transcription factor — MYKVVICDDERIIREGLKQVISWEDYHFHEVWLAKDGIEGLSLIREHQPDLVITDIRMPRMDGVELLEAIKDLPCQKMILSSYDDFEYMQAGIHHHVLDYLLKPIDPEQLHQRLAQFVPPAHEQKALLTTTLPIFQPLMKLEYPDYYVNHVVHHIHHHYDQKWQSNALATELGVSESYLMRIFKTHVGITMLDYLNRYRIYQAMSLLQSGDKHYEIAHKVGFSDYKSFSYHFKKYLKMSPREYMRSK; from the coding sequence ATGTATAAAGTGGTCATTTGTGATGATGAACGTATTATTCGTGAAGGACTGAAGCAGGTCATCTCGTGGGAAGACTATCATTTTCATGAAGTGTGGCTCGCTAAAGATGGCATCGAAGGGTTATCACTGATTCGAGAACATCAGCCTGACCTTGTGATTACAGACATTCGCATGCCACGGATGGATGGGGTCGAACTGTTAGAAGCGATTAAAGACTTGCCGTGTCAAAAGATGATTTTATCAAGTTATGATGACTTTGAATACATGCAAGCAGGAATTCATCATCACGTGTTAGATTATTTATTGAAACCGATTGATCCAGAGCAGTTACATCAACGTTTAGCGCAATTTGTTCCACCTGCCCACGAACAAAAAGCATTATTGACGACAACGTTACCTATATTTCAACCGTTAATGAAATTAGAGTATCCCGACTATTACGTCAATCACGTCGTTCATCATATTCATCATCATTATGATCAAAAATGGCAAAGCAATGCATTAGCCACAGAGCTCGGCGTGAGCGAATCGTATTTAATGCGGATTTTTAAAACTCATGTCGGAATTACGATGTTAGATTATTTAAATCGTTATCGAATTTATCAAGCGATGTCATTGTTGCAAAGTGGGGATAAACATTATGAAATTGCGCATAAAGTCGGCTTTTCTGATTACAAAAGTTTCAGTTATCATTTTAAAAAGTATTTGAAAATGTCACCGCGAGAATATATGCGTTCAAAATAA
- a CDS encoding sensor histidine kinase, which yields MKTYQPYRYQLRRSLFISTILPVFLVILLGLVSFYTLYIWVEHRHIHQHLHEAEHDLAHTENQIKTTLQTEKSTLQQLDLSKKSDVTTFKRLLLGLVHQQPGMVYYVVDNGKTSITNNYEKKDVHQLYLMHQQRIQLLHESVALSFYLAQTPHMEEIQDRYSHTTLILDRFDNILYSNSEHFHVDDAFPPPPFGFISERIRLNDKGEQMIQFKDIHDALEDGLRLLAIISIAFVLLMIFGFMNAHRMAKRQTRDIELMIERINLAQRRELGAYQPLGQPSELEEINTYIYELVESNETLIHSIEQTEQQLRKIQLKEIERQFQPHFLFNTMQTIQYLITLSPRQAQKVVQQLSQMLRYTLRVKTDKVPLKEELAYIQKYVTIQNIRFDDSITLNIDMDPRLENEPIHKMMIHPLIENAIKHGRESEPLIITIRIKQTAKYLRIFVHDNGVGMTVDRRAQVRQMLQENVFDTSHLGLNHLNHKVQIQYGARARLRIFSAYQQGTFIAFQLPREEQTDV from the coding sequence ATGAAAACGTATCAACCTTATCGTTATCAATTGCGTCGTTCGCTGTTTATTTCGACGATTTTGCCAGTTTTCCTTGTGATTTTACTTGGACTCGTCAGTTTTTACACTTTATATATTTGGGTGGAACATCGACATATTCACCAACATTTGCACGAAGCTGAACATGATTTAGCACATACTGAAAATCAAATTAAAACGACCCTTCAAACCGAAAAATCGACATTACAACAACTCGATTTATCCAAAAAGTCTGATGTGACCACTTTCAAACGTCTATTGCTTGGACTTGTGCATCAACAGCCTGGTATGGTCTATTACGTGGTCGATAATGGGAAAACGTCCATTACGAACAATTATGAAAAGAAAGATGTCCATCAGTTGTACTTAATGCATCAGCAGCGTATTCAACTGTTGCATGAAAGTGTCGCGCTGTCTTTCTACCTTGCGCAAACGCCACATATGGAAGAAATTCAAGACCGCTATAGCCATACGACTTTAATTTTGGATCGCTTTGATAATATTTTGTATTCCAACTCGGAACATTTTCATGTCGATGATGCTTTTCCACCCCCACCATTCGGTTTTATATCAGAACGTATTCGACTGAATGATAAAGGTGAGCAAATGATTCAATTTAAAGATATCCACGACGCATTAGAAGATGGACTGCGATTGTTAGCCATTATTAGTATTGCTTTCGTGCTGTTAATGATTTTTGGTTTTATGAATGCACATCGCATGGCCAAACGCCAAACAAGGGATATCGAATTAATGATTGAGCGTATCAACCTAGCACAACGTCGTGAACTCGGCGCATATCAACCTTTAGGCCAACCGAGTGAACTTGAAGAGATCAACACGTACATTTATGAATTAGTCGAATCGAACGAAACACTCATTCACTCAATCGAACAGACAGAACAGCAATTACGGAAAATACAATTAAAGGAAATCGAGCGTCAATTTCAGCCGCATTTTCTCTTTAATACGATGCAAACGATACAATATTTAATTACACTGTCACCGCGTCAAGCCCAAAAAGTAGTACAACAGTTGTCACAAATGTTGCGTTATACATTGCGCGTCAAGACAGACAAAGTGCCATTAAAAGAAGAACTTGCGTATATTCAAAAATATGTCACCATTCAAAATATCCGCTTCGATGACAGTATTACGTTAAATATAGATATGGACCCGCGTCTTGAAAACGAGCCGATTCACAAAATGATGATTCACCCTTTAATTGAAAATGCGATTAAGCACGGTCGTGAATCCGAACCATTAATCATCACGATACGTATTAAGCAAACCGCCAAATATTTACGTATTTTCGTCCATGATAATGGGGTGGGCATGACGGTGGACAGACGTGCGCAAGTGAGACAAATGTTGCAAGAAAATGTCTTTGATACGTCACATTTAGGTTTGAATCATCTTAACCATAAAGTACAAATTCAATATGGTGCACGTGCAAGATTGAGGATTTTTTCGGCTTATCAACAAGGGACATTCATCGCGTTTCAACTACCAAGAGAGGAGCAAACTGATGTATAA
- a CDS encoding extracellular solute-binding protein translates to MKKWLCCLLMLLLCGCQQDTSNTNDTLTIYSPYPKHLIQPILKDFEHQENVKVTVIEDSTQVLLSKIHLTPKHARGDIFVGGVLSETIEHPEDFVPYKAPELSKFRITLSDQPIVTPFILMPTVIVVNTDLQGDIHINGYTDLMQPALKQKVAYSNPKTTTTGYQHMRGLYHIHGNSDAIHQFRQQAVELPKSSDVIAQVAQGRYYAGLSYEQDARTWLQKGYPLKVIYPDEGTVLNIDGIALVNSQHPHPKRTALIHYLTSYTVQQRLAQQDGVKPIRRDVSEIKEPGIAQLRDIPVIPETALPHETHQKFLERVE, encoded by the coding sequence ATGAAAAAATGGCTATGCTGTCTGCTCATGTTACTTCTTTGTGGTTGTCAACAAGATACATCGAATACGAACGATACATTAACCATTTATTCACCTTATCCGAAACATTTGATTCAACCTATACTCAAAGACTTTGAACATCAAGAAAATGTGAAGGTAACAGTAATTGAAGATTCGACACAAGTTTTATTATCGAAAATTCATCTGACGCCGAAACATGCACGCGGAGATATTTTTGTAGGTGGGGTGTTAAGTGAAACTATCGAGCATCCTGAAGATTTTGTGCCTTATAAAGCGCCTGAACTATCGAAGTTTCGCATTACTTTGTCAGACCAACCTATCGTCACACCGTTTATATTAATGCCAACAGTGATTGTTGTGAACACGGACTTACAAGGCGATATTCACATCAATGGCTATACAGACCTAATGCAACCGGCACTCAAACAAAAAGTTGCTTATTCGAACCCTAAAACGACAACGACAGGCTATCAACATATGCGCGGGTTATACCACATTCATGGCAATAGTGACGCGATTCATCAATTCCGTCAACAAGCAGTCGAACTTCCGAAGTCTTCTGATGTGATTGCTCAAGTGGCTCAAGGGCGCTATTATGCTGGACTCAGTTACGAACAAGATGCGCGCACTTGGCTTCAAAAAGGCTATCCGTTAAAGGTCATCTATCCGGATGAAGGTACCGTGCTCAATATAGACGGTATTGCGTTAGTGAACAGTCAACACCCACACCCTAAAAGAACTGCACTCATACATTACTTAACAAGCTATACTGTACAACAACGGCTAGCCCAGCAAGATGGGGTAAAACCGATACGTCGTGATGTCTCAGAAATCAAAGAACCCGGAATCGCTCAATTACGAGATATTCCAGTCATCCCTGAAACTGCATTGCCACATGAAACTCATCAAAAATTTTTGGAGCGTGTAGAATGA
- a CDS encoding MFS transporter — protein MHNIVKLLCFDTLSTFMSSIFSFACSFYILTLTGSGSLFGTYLGAIAIIETLALPLIGTFIDRVAHKRLLMIGQSISTGILLLFAFAFTENIPMIFVTMIVLVFVDMIVSSIVSSNLQLISGEYLEKLISYRQIVTSASGILSPILGGLLVAILSIQNIALINSVTEFLCLLLLSLLTFKNADVVQQQQTFSQNFKDGLKYIARFNNLKAITVTAAFVNFLVTSIMIGVPFMILQQLHLTSKHLGLFESIFSGSVLASGLFFSIFTLKNHYKRYISTSITVLAFVLVAFGIAPMFQELPWLSFGIIAFATIVAGFAVNLNNIPLQILLQKEVEERYKTRVFALLGSLSMGLRPAALVFFGFVIPLHTTLAFVISGIVLLWVLLYFRKRFAENTSIFE, from the coding sequence ATGCACAATATAGTTAAACTACTCTGTTTCGACACGCTTTCCACTTTCATGTCTTCCATTTTTTCTTTCGCCTGTAGCTTTTATATTTTGACGTTAACTGGTTCTGGTTCATTATTTGGAACTTATTTGGGCGCTATTGCGATTATCGAGACGCTGGCATTGCCTTTAATCGGTACGTTTATTGATAGGGTTGCGCACAAACGACTTCTTATGATCGGCCAAAGTATCAGTACTGGCATCCTGTTATTATTTGCGTTTGCATTTACTGAAAATATACCGATGATTTTCGTGACCATGATTGTGCTTGTCTTCGTGGATATGATTGTGTCATCGATTGTGAGTTCTAATTTACAACTCATCTCAGGGGAATATTTAGAAAAGTTGATTTCTTATCGTCAAATCGTGACTTCTGCCTCAGGAATTTTATCACCGATTTTGGGCGGCTTACTTGTAGCGATATTGTCAATTCAAAATATCGCACTCATCAATTCGGTTACTGAGTTTTTATGTTTATTACTGTTGTCACTCCTCACATTTAAAAATGCAGACGTTGTGCAACAGCAACAAACTTTCTCTCAAAATTTTAAGGATGGTCTGAAATACATTGCACGTTTCAATAATTTGAAAGCCATCACTGTCACAGCAGCATTTGTCAATTTTCTTGTAACTTCTATCATGATTGGTGTCCCTTTTATGATTTTGCAGCAGTTGCATTTAACGTCTAAGCATCTGGGTCTGTTCGAAAGTATTTTCAGCGGATCAGTCTTAGCAAGTGGGCTCTTTTTCTCAATCTTTACGCTTAAAAACCATTACAAACGATATATCAGTACATCGATTACAGTACTTGCTTTTGTTTTAGTCGCATTCGGAATCGCTCCAATGTTTCAAGAGCTCCCATGGCTCAGTTTCGGTATTATTGCATTCGCTACAATTGTCGCTGGGTTTGCCGTCAACCTTAATAACATTCCGCTTCAAATTTTATTACAAAAGGAAGTGGAAGAACGGTATAAAACAAGAGTTTTCGCATTACTAGGTAGTCTTTCCATGGGGTTAAGACCAGCCGCTTTAGTATTTTTCGGATTTGTCATTCCACTACATACTACCCTCGCGTTTGTTATATCTGGCATTGTATTACTGTGGGTTTTACTCTATTTTCGAAAGCGTTTTGCTGAAAACACCTCTATATTTGAATAA
- the galU gene encoding UTP--glucose-1-phosphate uridylyltransferase GalU — MKKITKAVIPAAGLGTRFLPATKAMPKEMLPILDKPTIQYIVEEAVRAGIEDIIIVTGKHKRAIEDHFDNQIELEMNLAEKGKEDLLEKVQHATQLANMFYVRQKEQKGLGHAIWTAKQFIGDEPFAVLLGDDIVESETPAIQQLMEEYERTGKSVIGVQEVPERETHRYGIVDPKNQQERLYEVTQFVEKPAFGAAPSNLAIMGRYVLTPDIFDYLENQEEGAGGEIQLTDAIERLNQSQQVFAYRFEGERFDVGEKVGFVKTTIQFALRDAEMADEIRAFLKEVQ; from the coding sequence ATGAAGAAAATAACGAAAGCAGTGATTCCCGCAGCAGGTTTAGGTACACGTTTTTTACCTGCGACGAAAGCCATGCCGAAAGAGATGTTACCGATTTTAGATAAGCCGACGATTCAATATATTGTGGAAGAAGCGGTGCGTGCGGGCATTGAAGATATTATTATCGTTACTGGTAAACATAAACGTGCGATTGAAGATCATTTTGACAATCAAATCGAGCTCGAAATGAACTTGGCTGAAAAAGGGAAAGAGGACTTGTTAGAAAAGGTTCAACATGCGACACAATTGGCGAATATGTTTTACGTCCGTCAAAAAGAACAAAAAGGGTTAGGGCATGCGATTTGGACGGCGAAACAATTTATCGGAGACGAGCCTTTTGCGGTATTGCTAGGTGATGATATTGTCGAATCCGAGACGCCAGCGATTCAACAGTTGATGGAAGAATATGAACGCACAGGTAAATCCGTTATCGGTGTGCAAGAAGTGCCTGAACGTGAAACGCATCGCTATGGAATTGTTGACCCGAAAAACCAACAAGAGCGTTTGTACGAAGTGACGCAATTTGTTGAAAAGCCAGCCTTTGGTGCAGCACCATCTAATTTGGCGATTATGGGCCGCTACGTATTAACACCGGATATTTTCGATTATTTGGAAAATCAAGAAGAGGGTGCTGGCGGTGAAATTCAATTAACCGATGCGATTGAGCGTTTAAATCAGTCACAACAAGTGTTTGCCTACCGTTTTGAAGGTGAGCGATTTGATGTGGGTGAAAAAGTCGGCTTCGTCAAAACAACGATTCAATTTGCTTTACGCGATGCAGAAATGGCTGACGAAATTCGTGCATTTTTAAAAGAAGTGCAATGA
- a CDS encoding anaerobic C4-dicarboxylate transporter family protein, whose protein sequence is MILAIVLGLRTAGALGCGIFALVAQIVMIFGFGLPPGSAPVTAVLIILSIGIAGGTLQATGGIDYLVHLASKMIERFPKSIIFIAPMIVFVFVFGIGTTNIALSLEPIIAKTALKARIQPKKALTASVLTANIALLCSPAASATAYMISEFAGLGISMGQYLSIVLPTALLSMLVLSCFNTFVGRTKIDEQQAQTMLQKMVVDQEKTTKQYDTRVKLGVFAFIVAVGFILLFGIFPEVGPKFQVDGKVVELQMTDLVQLFMYMSAMINLLLVKVQPNQILTTHITQAAIGAIFAVLGPGWLGATIFSAPSNRAMMENGIGGLIAQAPWLIIILVGLVAMIVISQSATASIMVPIVLSLGIPPMFFIAIVQTLNVNFVIPAQPTILFAVDVDETRSTKITSFLIPGFFLITTTVVIGLTIKTILGM, encoded by the coding sequence ATGATTCTCGCGATTGTATTGGGCCTACGTACTGCTGGGGCACTCGGTTGCGGGATTTTTGCACTTGTAGCCCAAATTGTAATGATTTTTGGTTTTGGTTTACCACCGGGCTCAGCACCAGTCACTGCAGTATTGATCATTTTATCTATCGGTATTGCAGGTGGGACGTTACAAGCGACAGGCGGGATTGATTACTTAGTGCACCTCGCTTCAAAAATGATTGAACGTTTTCCGAAGTCTATTATTTTTATTGCACCCATGATTGTATTTGTGTTTGTTTTCGGTATCGGTACAACGAATATTGCATTATCACTAGAACCGATTATTGCGAAAACAGCATTAAAGGCGCGTATTCAACCGAAAAAAGCATTGACCGCTTCTGTATTGACGGCGAACATTGCCTTGCTTTGTAGTCCAGCAGCTTCAGCAACGGCGTACATGATTTCAGAGTTTGCAGGTTTAGGCATTTCAATGGGGCAATACCTTTCTATCGTACTCCCGACAGCATTGTTGAGTATGTTAGTGCTCAGTTGTTTTAACACATTTGTCGGCCGTACTAAGATTGATGAACAACAGGCACAAACGATGCTTCAAAAAATGGTTGTGGATCAAGAAAAAACGACGAAACAGTACGATACACGGGTGAAATTAGGTGTATTTGCGTTTATCGTCGCAGTGGGCTTTATTTTGCTTTTCGGTATTTTCCCAGAAGTTGGACCGAAATTCCAAGTGGACGGTAAAGTCGTCGAACTTCAAATGACGGATTTAGTGCAATTATTTATGTACATGAGTGCGATGATTAATCTACTACTCGTCAAAGTCCAACCGAACCAAATATTGACCACACATATTACACAAGCCGCAATTGGTGCGATTTTTGCGGTGTTAGGACCTGGTTGGTTAGGGGCAACGATATTCAGTGCACCATCGAACCGTGCCATGATGGAAAACGGAATTGGTGGACTCATTGCTCAAGCACCATGGCTCATCATTATCTTAGTCGGTTTAGTAGCAATGATTGTCATTTCTCAATCTGCAACGGCTTCGATTATGGTGCCAATTGTGTTGAGTTTAGGTATTCCACCGATGTTTTTCATTGCGATTGTGCAAACGTTAAACGTCAACTTTGTGATTCCCGCACAGCCGACGATTTTATTTGCGGTAGATGTAGATGAGACGCGTTCGACAAAAATAACAAGCTTCTTAATTCCAGGATTTTTCTTAATTACAACAACTGTCGTGATAGGATTGACGATTAAGACGATTTTAGGCATGTAA